One Sphingopyxis macrogoltabida genomic region harbors:
- a CDS encoding YbgC/FadM family acyl-CoA thioesterase has product MANVPPSFVPGAFVGAAHHYRARVYFEDTDLSGIVYHANYLRYMERARSDMLRLAGIDQRAAMEAGEGAWAVTDLAIKYRSPAKLDDDLLVVSTVEAVRGASVIIAQRILRGTDTLSGETLTDGQVTAAFLSPGGRPRRQPAGWADRFTAIMNGENIPC; this is encoded by the coding sequence ATGGCAAACGTCCCGCCTTCTTTCGTCCCCGGTGCTTTTGTCGGGGCCGCGCACCATTATCGGGCACGCGTCTATTTCGAGGACACCGATCTCAGCGGCATCGTCTACCACGCCAATTATCTGCGCTACATGGAACGGGCACGCTCGGACATGCTGCGCCTTGCGGGCATCGACCAGCGCGCCGCGATGGAAGCCGGCGAGGGCGCGTGGGCGGTGACCGACCTGGCAATCAAATACCGCAGCCCCGCAAAGCTGGACGACGACCTGCTGGTCGTCAGCACCGTCGAGGCGGTGCGCGGGGCTAGCGTGATCATCGCGCAGCGCATCCTTCGCGGGACTGACACGTTAAGCGGCGAGACATTAACGGACGGGCAGGTCACGGCAGCCTTCCTGTCGCCCGGGGGGCGGCCACGCCGCCAGCCGGCGGGCTGGGCCGACCGGTTTACCGCCATCATGAATGGAGAGAATATCCCTTGCTAG
- the ruvB gene encoding Holliday junction branch migration DNA helicase RuvB, whose product MTEPALTTPIRTPEDADAALRPKSLAEFVGQAAARENLRIFVEAAKARGDALDHVLFFGPPGLGKTTLAQIVAKELGVGFRSTSGPVIAKAGDLAALLTNLEDGDVLFIDEIHRLSPAVEEILYPAMEDRALDIMIGEGPSARSVRIDLPKFTLVGATTRQGLLTTPLRDRFGIPVRLNFYTHAELEQVITRAARLLALPIASDGALEIAKRSRGTPRIAGRLLRRVRDFATVAGHAVVDAKAADAALNRLEVDALGLDAMDRRYLTMIADIYRGGPVGVETLAAGLSEPRDTIEDVVEPYLLQIGLIARTARGRMLNASAWKHLGLNPPAGSQDGLFDQQK is encoded by the coding sequence ATGACTGAGCCCGCCCTTACCACCCCCATTCGCACCCCCGAGGATGCCGATGCCGCGCTGCGGCCGAAGTCGCTCGCCGAATTCGTCGGCCAGGCGGCGGCGCGCGAGAATTTGCGTATCTTCGTCGAAGCCGCGAAGGCACGCGGCGACGCGCTCGACCATGTGCTGTTCTTCGGACCGCCCGGGCTCGGCAAGACGACCCTCGCGCAGATCGTCGCGAAGGAGCTCGGCGTCGGGTTCCGCTCGACCAGCGGCCCGGTGATCGCCAAGGCCGGCGACCTCGCCGCGCTGCTCACCAATCTCGAGGACGGCGACGTCCTGTTCATCGACGAAATCCACCGGCTCTCGCCCGCGGTCGAGGAAATCCTCTACCCGGCGATGGAGGATCGCGCGCTCGACATTATGATCGGCGAAGGACCGTCGGCGCGCAGCGTCCGCATCGACCTGCCCAAATTCACCCTCGTCGGCGCGACGACGCGGCAGGGCCTGCTGACGACGCCGCTGCGCGACCGTTTCGGCATTCCGGTACGGCTCAATTTCTACACCCATGCCGAACTCGAACAGGTGATCACGCGCGCCGCGCGGCTGCTCGCGCTGCCGATCGCATCCGACGGCGCGCTCGAAATCGCGAAGCGCTCGCGGGGGACGCCGCGCATCGCCGGGCGGCTGCTCCGCCGCGTGCGCGATTTCGCGACCGTCGCGGGGCACGCAGTGGTTGATGCGAAGGCGGCCGATGCGGCGCTCAACCGGCTGGAGGTCGACGCGCTCGGGCTCGATGCGATGGACCGGCGCTATCTGACGATGATCGCCGATATCTATCGCGGCGGGCCGGTCGGGGTCGAAACCCTCGCGGCCGGATTGTCAGAGCCGCGCGACACGATCGAGGATGTCGTCGAACCCTATCTGTTGCAAATCGGGCTGATCGCGCGCACCGCGCGCGGCCGCATGCTCAACGCCAGCGCATGGAAGCATCTGGGGCTCAATCCGCCCGCCGGATCGCAGGATGGACTATTCGATCAGCAAAAATAG
- a CDS encoding GFA family protein, with protein MTDTPTRNASCRCGQLRIVCSGEPIRVSVCHCRNCKARSGSAFSAQARFPADQVRTEGEAKLYQHAGGSGTLADFYFCKDCGSTLWFLNRPELDSYAVPIGNFEPGHDFEPQFSVYEDRQLPWVCILGEAIERYD; from the coding sequence GTGACCGACACCCCCACCCGCAACGCCTCCTGCCGCTGCGGCCAGCTCCGCATCGTCTGCTCGGGCGAACCGATCCGCGTATCCGTCTGCCACTGTCGCAATTGCAAGGCGCGGAGCGGAAGCGCCTTTTCCGCACAGGCGCGCTTCCCGGCCGATCAGGTTCGCACCGAAGGCGAAGCGAAATTGTACCAACATGCCGGCGGCAGCGGCACGCTCGCGGACTTCTACTTTTGTAAGGACTGCGGCTCAACGCTCTGGTTTCTCAACCGCCCGGAACTCGACAGCTATGCCGTGCCGATCGGCAATTTCGAACCCGGCCATGACTTCGAGCCGCAATTTTCAGTCTATGAGGATCGTCAGTTACCTTGGGTTTGTATCCTCGGCGAGGCAATAGAGCGTTATGACTGA
- a CDS encoding GIY-YIG nuclease family protein translates to MRDTFQPCTYILATHRSGTLYIGVTSNLVQRMWQHRNVATKGFADQYRVYRLVHFELFGTMALAIAREKQLKNWHRPWKINLIEADNPEWRDLAFEVGAGPIRRAMDAETSSA, encoded by the coding sequence ATGCGCGATACGTTTCAGCCCTGCACCTACATCCTCGCCACCCACCGCAGCGGCACGCTCTACATCGGCGTCACCTCCAACCTTGTGCAACGGATGTGGCAGCATCGAAATGTCGCGACAAAAGGTTTTGCCGACCAATATCGTGTCTATCGCCTCGTCCATTTCGAGCTTTTCGGCACAATGGCCCTTGCTATCGCGCGCGAAAAGCAGCTCAAAAACTGGCATCGCCCATGGAAAATCAATCTCATCGAGGCCGACAACCCCGAATGGCGCGACCTCGCCTTCGAAGTCGGCGCAGGGCCGATCCGCCGGGCCATGGATGCTGAAACAAGTTCAGCATGA
- the ruvA gene encoding Holliday junction branch migration protein RuvA, translating into MIAKLTGRLDSSGAGHAVIDVGGVGYLVEASARTLDALGPVGGGVTIHTEMLVGEDFLRLLGFAKAEERDWFRLLTSVQGVGAKVALAILSALEIGDLQRALASGDSAMIARANGVGPKLAQRITHELKDKAGALGGIAGSGPSLAATAGPLGDAVTALTGLGFKPGEASAAVAAASEELGAGASLDALVRAALKKAAK; encoded by the coding sequence ATGATCGCGAAACTCACCGGACGGCTCGATTCCAGCGGCGCAGGCCATGCGGTGATCGACGTCGGCGGCGTCGGCTATCTGGTCGAAGCCTCGGCGCGCACATTGGACGCGCTGGGCCCGGTCGGCGGCGGGGTCACCATCCATACCGAAATGCTCGTCGGCGAGGATTTCCTGCGCCTGCTCGGCTTTGCGAAGGCCGAGGAACGCGACTGGTTCCGCCTGCTCACCAGCGTGCAGGGCGTCGGCGCCAAGGTCGCGCTCGCCATCCTCTCGGCGCTCGAAATCGGCGACTTGCAGCGCGCGCTTGCGAGCGGCGACAGCGCGATGATCGCGCGCGCCAACGGCGTCGGGCCGAAGCTCGCGCAGCGGATCACGCATGAGCTGAAGGACAAGGCGGGGGCGCTGGGAGGAATTGCGGGGAGCGGCCCATCCTTGGCAGCGACCGCTGGCCCACTCGGCGACGCCGTCACCGCGCTCACCGGCCTCGGCTTCAAGCCCGGCGAAGCGAGCGCTGCGGTTGCCGCGGCAAGTGAAGAGCTAGGCGCCGGCGCGAGCCTTGATGCCTTGGTACGTGCCGCGCTCAAGAAGGCAGCGAAATGA
- the ruvC gene encoding crossover junction endodeoxyribonuclease RuvC: MIILGLDPSLSCTGWGVIRVEGSRISHIANGQVKTDAKTSLPDRLAHLDTVLAAVIADHAPTCAAVEEVFVNNNPQSTLKLAHARGVVLLGCARGGLPVTEYAPRLVKKAIVGTGGAAKEQVQAMLRVLLPGAKVAGADAADALAIAICHANHRPRL; this comes from the coding sequence CTGATCATCCTCGGCCTCGATCCCTCGCTCAGTTGTACGGGCTGGGGCGTCATCCGCGTCGAGGGCAGCCGGATCAGCCATATCGCCAACGGGCAGGTAAAGACCGACGCGAAGACGTCCCTGCCCGACCGGCTCGCGCATCTCGATACGGTGCTCGCGGCCGTAATCGCCGATCATGCACCGACGTGCGCAGCGGTCGAGGAAGTTTTCGTCAACAACAATCCGCAATCGACACTGAAGCTCGCACACGCCCGCGGCGTGGTGCTGCTCGGCTGCGCGCGCGGTGGGTTGCCCGTCACCGAATATGCGCCGCGGCTGGTCAAGAAGGCGATCGTCGGCACCGGCGGGGCGGCGAAGGAACAGGTGCAGGCGATGCTGCGCGTCCTGCTCCCCGGCGCCAAGGTGGCGGGAGCCGACGCCGCCGATGCGCTCGCGATCGCGATCTGCCACGCAAATCACCGCCCGCGCCTCTGA